A portion of the Candidatus Poribacteria bacterium genome contains these proteins:
- a CDS encoding Gfo/Idh/MocA family oxidoreductase, protein METKIGIGIISFAHGHANAYCNQMQTFEDVELIACWDDNAERGEAAATQYGMRYSPHLEDVVNHPEIHAVIVTCETNRHAEMVAAAASEGKHILCQKPMALTLEDCDRIAEVVEKTGVKFMMGYQMRRDPANIAMKELIDSGVLGKIGVLRRRHCINALFSEAFVTGPSRWHIDPEKNMGMFMDDASHATDFIHWMLGKPTSVIAEIDNILTDVAPDDTGLAVYRFAGGEMAILLNTSVTLAGENTTEIYGDEGVVIQNYGDAPSCNIPRPADAVALKLYTRDEPSWKDLGIPIPDGHGERIGGVPRPFIDCLKNGTEPDVTVEDGRVSVEMILGAYRSAQEGRRITFPL, encoded by the coding sequence ATGGAAACAAAGATTGGTATCGGCATCATAAGTTTTGCGCATGGGCACGCCAACGCTTACTGCAACCAGATGCAAACGTTTGAGGATGTTGAACTCATTGCGTGTTGGGACGATAACGCTGAACGCGGCGAAGCCGCCGCGACACAATACGGCATGCGTTACTCGCCACATCTCGAAGATGTTGTCAACCATCCCGAAATTCACGCCGTTATTGTGACGTGTGAAACGAATCGCCACGCGGAGATGGTGGCAGCGGCAGCGTCGGAAGGGAAGCACATCCTCTGCCAAAAACCGATGGCACTCACGTTAGAAGATTGCGATCGGATTGCTGAGGTTGTTGAGAAAACAGGCGTGAAATTTATGATGGGTTATCAGATGCGGCGCGACCCAGCAAACATCGCGATGAAAGAACTGATCGACAGTGGCGTTTTGGGTAAAATCGGAGTGCTCCGCCGCCGTCACTGTATCAACGCTTTATTTAGCGAAGCCTTTGTGACGGGACCCAGTCGTTGGCATATCGATCCAGAGAAGAACATGGGGATGTTCATGGACGATGCCTCTCACGCAACCGATTTTATCCACTGGATGCTCGGTAAACCGACGAGTGTTATTGCCGAGATTGATAATATTTTGACCGATGTCGCGCCTGATGATACCGGGTTGGCTGTCTATCGATTTGCTGGTGGAGAGATGGCGATTCTGCTCAACACATCTGTGACACTCGCCGGTGAGAATACAACTGAAATCTACGGCGATGAAGGTGTGGTAATTCAGAACTATGGCGACGCACCTTCTTGCAATATCCCACGTCCCGCAGACGCTGTTGCGCTCAAGTTGTATACACGAGACGAACCCTCATGGAAAGACCTTGGTATCCCTATTCCAGATGGGCACGGCGAACGAATTGGCGGTGTACCGCGTCCCTTTATCGACTGCCTGAAGAACGGGACGGAACCCGATGTCACAGTGGAGGATGGACGCGTTTCGGTGGAGATGATTTTGGGGGCATATCGTTCTGCACAGGAGGGACGACGTATCACGTTTCCGCTCTAA